In Campylobacterota bacterium, one DNA window encodes the following:
- a CDS encoding type Z 30S ribosomal protein S14 — protein sequence MAKKALIEKSKREPKYKVRARNRCSLCGRPRGFMRLFGLCRICFRKYALEGLLPGVRKASW from the coding sequence ATGGCAAAAAAAGCGTTGATTGAGAAATCCAAGAGAGAGCCCAAGTATAAAGTTCGCGCTAGAAATCGTTGTTCATTGTGTGGTAGGCCGCGTGGTTTCATGCGTCTTTTTGGGTTGTGCAGAATTTGTTTTAGAAAATACGCGTTAGAAGGCCTATTGCCTGGTGTAAGAAAAGCGAGCTGGTAA
- a CDS encoding 50S ribosomal protein L18, whose protein sequence is MSLQKNIKKRKIKRSFRVRNKQVSRGKKLRVSVFKSLSNIYAQIIDDSQHKTLASFSSLQLAKKDGDKKSQAKQVGLELGKVAVDKDIKDVFFDRGCYLYHGRMQALADGLREAGLSF, encoded by the coding sequence GTGAGCCTGCAAAAAAATATTAAGAAAAGAAAAATTAAAAGAAGTTTTCGCGTAAGAAATAAGCAAGTAAGTCGTGGTAAAAAGTTGCGTGTTAGTGTCTTTAAAAGTTTGAGTAATATTTATGCTCAAATTATTGATGATAGCCAGCACAAGACGCTTGCAAGTTTTTCGTCCTTGCAACTAGCTAAAAAAGATGGTGATAAAAAATCACAAGCAAAACAAGTTGGCCTAGAGCTTGGCAAAGTAGCTGTAGACAAAGATATCAAAGATGTTTTCTTTGATCGTGGTTGTTACTTGTATCATGGAAGAATGCAAGCGCTCGCTGATGGGCTTCGTGAAGCAGGTCTAAGTTTTTAG
- the rpsH gene encoding 30S ribosomal protein S8 — protein MSVDSIGDFLTIIRNGISVAKRSVVIPFSSLKHEIARVLKDEGYITDFQVVQEEQKKNLLVRLKYVDGESVIHEIKRVSTPGRRRYECVAEIEQVIGGLGISILTTSKGVITDRQAKKLNVGGEVICHIW, from the coding sequence ATGTCGGTTGATTCTATTGGTGATTTTTTGACAATAATTCGCAACGGTATTAGCGTTGCAAAGCGTTCAGTAGTTATACCTTTTTCTAGTTTGAAGCATGAAATTGCTCGTGTTCTTAAGGACGAAGGATACATCACTGATTTTCAGGTAGTTCAAGAAGAGCAAAAAAAGAACTTACTTGTTCGTTTAAAGTATGTTGATGGCGAGTCGGTTATACATGAAATTAAAAGAGTTAGTACTCCCGGCAGACGACGCTATGAATGTGTCGCGGAAATTGAGCAAGTAATTGGTGGTTTGGGTATTTCTATTCTTACCACGAGTAAAGGTGTAATAACTGACAGACAGGCCAAAAAGTTAAACGTTGGCGGCGAAGTTATTTGTCATATCTGGTAA
- the rplW gene encoding 50S ribosomal protein L23 gives MELSIYSIIKKPVITSKAVELFRKYGRVTFEVHREANKPMIRAAVEKIWNVKVEQINVSNKTGKTKSFARRTYKKPDQKRAIITLKEGYKIEIPGLVDTVKAAEETQAQMKKTDQESE, from the coding sequence ATGGAACTAAGTATTTATAGTATTATTAAAAAGCCTGTGATAACAAGTAAGGCTGTTGAATTGTTTAGAAAATATGGCAGAGTAACCTTCGAGGTTCACAGGGAAGCAAACAAGCCAATGATCCGTGCTGCTGTTGAAAAGATTTGGAATGTTAAGGTTGAACAGATAAATGTTTCAAATAAGACGGGTAAAACAAAGAGTTTTGCACGTAGGACATATAAAAAGCCTGATCAAAAGCGAGCAATCATAACTTTGAAAGAAGGTTATAAAATTGAGATTCCAGGGTTAGTTGATACTGTAAAAGCTGCAGAAGAAACTCAGGCTCAAATGAAAAAAACAGACCAGGAAAGTGAGTAA
- the map gene encoding type I methionyl aminopeptidase — protein MSGIIIKNKHTIEKMRIGGKLLAQIMHEMHGEVVEGVSTFHLDALIESKMRQVGLKPVCKGYAGYKFATCISLNDVVVHGVPSKEIILKSGDFVKIDVVGSYKNYCVDMARYFFVGEVAQITEKLARSAQKALDLAISKATVGNRLSDISSCVQETVEKDGFGVVRDFAGHGIGKSIHEAPDVPNYGSPGQGPVLREGMVLAIEPMITQHSYEVKVMPDGWTAKTVDGGLAAHVEDTVVITEQGPEVLTRL, from the coding sequence ATGAGCGGAATAATCATAAAGAATAAACATACTATAGAAAAGATGCGCATTGGAGGGAAACTTCTTGCTCAGATCATGCATGAAATGCATGGCGAAGTTGTGGAGGGGGTGAGTACATTTCACTTGGATGCGCTTATTGAATCGAAGATGAGACAGGTTGGTTTAAAACCTGTTTGTAAGGGATATGCTGGATATAAATTTGCAACTTGTATTTCTTTGAATGATGTTGTTGTTCATGGTGTTCCCTCAAAAGAAATTATTTTAAAATCTGGTGATTTTGTTAAAATAGATGTGGTGGGTTCATATAAAAATTATTGTGTTGATATGGCACGATACTTTTTTGTGGGTGAAGTTGCTCAAATCACTGAAAAATTGGCACGCAGTGCCCAGAAGGCTTTAGATTTGGCAATTTCCAAAGCTACCGTTGGGAATCGTCTCTCCGATATTTCTTCATGTGTACAGGAAACTGTTGAAAAAGACGGTTTTGGTGTCGTAAGAGATTTTGCAGGACATGGCATAGGCAAAAGTATTCATGAAGCTCCAGATGTTCCAAACTATGGATCCCCTGGGCAGGGGCCGGTTTTGCGTGAGGGCATGGTGCTTGCCATAGAGCCTATGATTACACAACATAGTTATGAAGTTAAAGTTATGCCTGATGGATGGACAGCAAAGACTGTAGATGGTGGTCTTGCTGCCCATGTGGAAGATACTGTTGTCATTACAGAGCAGGGTCCTGAAGTATTAACAAGGCTGTAG
- the rplP gene encoding 50S ribosomal protein L16, whose product MLMPKKIKYRKVQRGRLKGRAKGGRDLLFGDYGLVAVDPSWVTARQIESIRVAVNRKLKKIGEIFLRVFPDKPITKKPAETRMGKGKGSPEFWVAAVKRGKMIVEIKGSFDKEVAKQILKAASYKLPMKTRFVARDEQVVQQSEATTA is encoded by the coding sequence ATGTTGATGCCAAAAAAAATAAAATACCGCAAGGTACAAAGAGGTAGACTAAAAGGGCGTGCTAAAGGCGGCAGGGACCTACTTTTTGGTGATTATGGGCTTGTTGCAGTTGACCCTTCGTGGGTAACAGCTCGTCAGATTGAGTCTATTCGTGTGGCTGTAAATAGGAAACTAAAGAAAATTGGTGAAATTTTTCTGCGAGTTTTTCCTGATAAACCCATCACCAAAAAACCAGCTGAAACGCGAATGGGTAAAGGTAAGGGTAGCCCAGAGTTTTGGGTAGCGGCTGTTAAGCGTGGCAAGATGATTGTTGAAATTAAGGGTAGTTTTGACAAAGAAGTGGCTAAGCAAATTCTGAAAGCTGCATCTTATAAGCTACCGATGAAGACTCGTTTTGTTGCCCGTGATGAGCAGGTAGTACAGCAATCTGAAGCGACAACGGCTTAG
- the rpsE gene encoding 30S ribosomal protein S5: MAEERNKKSQVAATKQAAQQEEYAESVLNIRRVAKVIKGGRRFAFSALVVVGDKKGRVGIALGKGREVSSAISKALRRAKKTMFVIPLYKTTIPYTILGRHGSSSVLLRSAAKGTGLIAGGAVRSVMEALGVRDVLAKSLGSSNPHNVAKATIDALSKLKSAQHFMKLRGKNIKEIFEDKNVSA, from the coding sequence ATGGCAGAAGAAAGAAATAAAAAGTCTCAAGTAGCAGCTACTAAGCAAGCGGCTCAACAAGAAGAGTATGCCGAGTCGGTATTGAACATTCGTCGTGTTGCAAAAGTAATTAAAGGTGGAAGAAGATTTGCCTTTTCAGCCCTTGTTGTGGTTGGGGATAAAAAGGGAAGAGTTGGCATTGCTCTCGGAAAAGGAAGAGAGGTTTCCTCTGCGATTTCAAAGGCATTACGTCGAGCAAAGAAAACGATGTTTGTTATTCCTCTTTATAAAACAACTATTCCTTACACAATTCTTGGTAGGCATGGATCAAGCTCTGTTTTGCTAAGATCAGCGGCGAAGGGTACCGGACTTATTGCTGGTGGTGCCGTACGTTCTGTTATGGAAGCTCTGGGGGTTAGAGATGTACTTGCAAAGTCATTGGGTTCATCAAATCCTCATAATGTTGCTAAAGCAACAATAGATGCCCTGAGTAAGTTAAAGTCAGCGCAACATTTCATGAAATTACGTGGTAAAAACATAAAAGAAATATTTGAGGATAAGAATGTTTCAGCTTAA
- the secY gene encoding preprotein translocase subunit SecY: protein MLLHNLKNIFFVAELRKKLAFTFAIFGVFRFGAHVPIPGIDVVALNNLFSSGFKSGFLTYMDMFSGGALSKFAIFALGIGPYITASIMMQILTIAVPSLEMLSKEGEYGRRIINQYTRYLTVLVSFLQAFSAVFLIERNPGIVVSPGWAFRLTAVLILTVGSLFVMWLGEQVNTHGLGNGSSMIIFAGIVASLPGAILKIIENVRLGQTDLLLVGLLILISLAVVSCIIFLEKGERRVPIQYARRIVGQKVYGGQSSYIPLKLNPTGVVPVIFAGAMLSMPATVVSLFAMKWPYLNRIVNEWFLGDRLIYNTLLAGLIMFFVYFYASIIFNPVELADNLRKSGGFVLGIRPGKRTAEYFDFLLTRIIFAGGLYIGFLAVAPSILKSIFAFPVMFSGVSLLIVIGVALDTSAQIETHLIERKYEGFLGAGRRLKGRYVR, encoded by the coding sequence GTGCTTCTGCATAATTTAAAAAACATTTTTTTTGTAGCAGAACTCCGTAAGAAATTAGCATTTACATTTGCTATTTTTGGGGTTTTTCGCTTTGGTGCACATGTACCAATTCCAGGGATTGATGTAGTTGCTTTAAATAATTTATTTAGTAGCGGCTTTAAAAGTGGTTTCTTAACCTATATGGATATGTTTTCAGGTGGTGCTTTGAGTAAGTTTGCCATCTTTGCATTGGGTATAGGTCCATACATCACAGCTTCTATTATGATGCAGATTTTGACGATAGCGGTCCCTTCTCTTGAGATGTTATCTAAGGAGGGGGAATATGGTCGTCGCATTATTAATCAGTATACTCGCTATTTAACAGTTTTGGTGAGTTTTTTACAGGCATTTAGTGCTGTTTTTCTTATAGAAAGAAATCCTGGAATTGTTGTTAGCCCTGGCTGGGCATTTAGATTGACTGCAGTGCTTATTTTGACTGTGGGGTCTTTATTTGTTATGTGGCTTGGCGAACAGGTGAATACACATGGACTGGGTAATGGCAGTTCGATGATTATTTTTGCAGGTATTGTAGCGTCTTTGCCTGGTGCAATTCTCAAGATTATTGAGAATGTTCGGTTAGGACAGACGGATTTGCTGCTTGTCGGATTATTAATTTTAATTTCCCTAGCGGTGGTTTCGTGCATTATCTTTTTAGAAAAAGGTGAGCGTCGAGTTCCAATTCAATATGCTCGTAGAATTGTGGGCCAAAAGGTCTACGGCGGTCAGAGTTCGTATATTCCCCTCAAGCTTAATCCTACAGGAGTGGTGCCAGTTATTTTTGCAGGTGCCATGCTTTCAATGCCCGCAACAGTGGTGAGTTTGTTTGCTATGAAATGGCCGTATCTGAACCGCATTGTTAATGAGTGGTTTTTGGGTGATCGGCTGATTTATAATACGCTTCTTGCTGGATTAATTATGTTTTTTGTTTACTTTTATGCTTCGATTATTTTTAATCCGGTCGAACTTGCAGATAACTTGAGAAAGTCAGGAGGGTTTGTTTTAGGGATTAGACCAGGAAAGCGAACAGCTGAGTATTTTGATTTTCTGTTAACTCGTATTATTTTTGCGGGTGGTCTGTATATTGGATTTTTGGCTGTAGCGCCGAGTATATTGAAAAGTATTTTTGCATTTCCAGTTATGTTTAGCGGTGTTAGCCTGTTGATTGTAATTGGTGTAGCGCTTGATACATCTGCTCAGATAGAAACTCACCTAATAGAACGTAAATATGAAGGCTTTTTAGGGGCAGGTCGTCGTCTTAAAGGTCGATACGTAAGGTAA
- the rplF gene encoding 50S ribosomal protein L6, protein MSKIGKKPIAISTAKVEVDGNRLKITGGKITFDHELPEGMNAVLEDGKLNIGIANNTRENRMLWGLHRMLVANKVQGVEKGFEQKFNIVGLGYKAQVSGSQMIFSLGYTHKINFDLPEGVTAEVDKTGQKLVFRSHDKFLLGNVCSKVRSFRPPEPYKGTGIIKEGEVILRKAGKTKA, encoded by the coding sequence ATGTCAAAGATTGGAAAGAAACCTATAGCTATTTCAACCGCTAAAGTTGAGGTTGATGGGAACAGGCTCAAGATTACTGGTGGAAAAATAACGTTTGACCACGAACTTCCGGAAGGCATGAATGCTGTTCTTGAAGATGGTAAATTAAATATTGGAATTGCTAATAATACCCGTGAAAATAGAATGCTTTGGGGGCTTCATAGAATGCTTGTTGCAAACAAAGTACAAGGGGTAGAAAAAGGTTTCGAGCAAAAGTTTAATATAGTGGGACTTGGTTATAAGGCACAGGTAAGTGGTAGTCAGATGATTTTTTCCCTCGGCTATACACATAAAATTAATTTTGACTTACCAGAAGGTGTAACCGCTGAAGTTGACAAGACTGGTCAGAAGCTTGTGTTTCGCTCTCATGATAAATTTTTGCTTGGTAATGTCTGCAGCAAAGTAAGATCTTTTAGACCGCCTGAGCCATATAAAGGGACAGGTATTATTAAAGAAGGCGAAGTTATTTTACGTAAAGCTGGAAAGACAAAGGCATAA
- the rplN gene encoding 50S ribosomal protein L14: MVQEQSMLDVADNSGAKKVQVIRVTGSTRKRFAYLGDIVKVTVKKALPGGTVKKSEVHNAVIVRTKKEFRRSDGSYIRFDNNAAVIIDKDKQPMGTRIFGPIARELKSIGYSKIASLAPEVL; the protein is encoded by the coding sequence ATGGTACAAGAACAGTCGATGTTAGACGTTGCTGATAATTCAGGTGCAAAGAAGGTACAGGTTATTCGAGTAACCGGAAGCACGAGAAAGCGTTTTGCATATTTAGGCGACATCGTGAAGGTTACAGTAAAAAAAGCTCTCCCTGGTGGAACAGTTAAAAAAAGCGAAGTTCACAATGCGGTGATTGTTCGAACCAAAAAGGAATTTCGACGTTCTGATGGAAGCTATATTCGTTTTGATAATAACGCTGCTGTGATTATAGATAAAGATAAGCAACCTATGGGTACTCGTATTTTTGGTCCGATTGCTCGAGAGCTTAAAAGTATTGGTTATTCAAAAATAGCTTCTCTTGCGCCAGAAGTTTTATAG
- the rplO gene encoding 50S ribosomal protein L15: MFQLNKLEKTTTKRKRVGRGGDKGRYSGRGKEGQRARAGGKSELRPFFEGGQMPLIRRLPCRGFVNQFKTEYEVIGLRDLERKFDAGECVNRQTLKEKGLIKRKKVLPVKVLSTGTLSKQLTVQVDAISESAKAAIEQVGGKVELIKEMSSGGASA, encoded by the coding sequence ATGTTTCAGCTTAATAAATTGGAAAAAACTACCACAAAAAGAAAACGCGTTGGTCGCGGTGGTGATAAGGGAAGATATTCCGGTAGAGGTAAAGAGGGACAGCGTGCTCGTGCTGGTGGTAAGTCGGAGTTGAGGCCATTCTTTGAAGGTGGTCAGATGCCGTTGATTAGGCGTTTGCCATGCCGTGGTTTTGTTAATCAATTTAAGACAGAGTATGAAGTAATTGGTTTACGTGATCTCGAGCGTAAGTTTGATGCAGGCGAATGCGTTAATCGTCAGACATTGAAAGAAAAGGGGTTGATTAAACGTAAAAAAGTTCTTCCAGTTAAAGTGCTTTCAACTGGCACATTGAGTAAGCAATTAACCGTTCAAGTAGACGCAATTAGCGAATCAGCGAAAGCTGCTATTGAACAAGTTGGCGGCAAGGTAGAATTGATCAAGGAGATGAGCAGTGGTGGTGCTTCTGCATAA
- the rplD gene encoding 50S ribosomal protein L4: MLKVLTFDGQGKEQDALQLSVTVAQKKESPKTFANALRALFFSWRQGTACTKTRGEIAFSNQKPWRQKGTGRARAGTRRSPIWRKGGVTFGPQQRPRKLSFNAKQKKHVLNNLLFSKAEQNGILSFDFVLGEQKPSTKKAASFLKQANLSDKKVLLFLPFADDLYVASFRNIPNVNVVYFDEPNVFDLANADCWVMLKKDTKLFEDMVQRWN, encoded by the coding sequence ATGCTAAAAGTTTTAACATTTGATGGACAAGGAAAAGAGCAGGATGCGTTGCAACTTTCAGTAACCGTTGCTCAAAAGAAAGAAAGTCCGAAAACATTTGCAAATGCCTTGCGTGCCCTATTTTTTAGTTGGAGACAAGGAACTGCCTGTACTAAGACACGGGGTGAGATTGCCTTTTCCAATCAGAAGCCGTGGAGACAAAAAGGTACCGGCCGTGCACGAGCTGGAACTCGTAGATCGCCAATCTGGAGAAAAGGTGGCGTAACATTTGGTCCGCAACAGAGGCCGAGAAAGCTTTCATTTAATGCAAAGCAAAAGAAGCATGTTTTGAACAATCTTCTTTTTTCAAAAGCTGAGCAGAACGGAATCCTTTCTTTCGATTTTGTTCTTGGCGAGCAAAAGCCAAGCACAAAGAAAGCCGCAAGTTTTTTAAAGCAAGCTAATTTGTCTGATAAAAAAGTTTTGCTTTTTCTTCCATTTGCGGATGATCTCTATGTTGCATCATTTAGAAACATTCCGAATGTTAATGTTGTCTATTTTGATGAGCCCAATGTTTTTGATCTGGCAAATGCTGATTGTTGGGTGATGTTGAAAAAAGATACAAAGCTCTTTGAAGATATGGTGCAGCGATGGAACTAA
- the rpsC gene encoding 30S ribosomal protein S3 encodes MGQKVHPFGFRLGVFEDWHARWFAKGKYCDELKEDFRVREFLSKRLNNTDIARIVIEKAVDNVRIVIFTSRPGYVIGKKGQGVEQLKADLFNFLKKNVDVSVQEVRVPELSALLVAKSIAEQIGKRVSYKRLMKKSGYAILKSGARGVKICISGRLGGAEIARTEWLRLGSTPLHTLRANIDYAFTEAYTTYGMIGVKVWICKGEYSANR; translated from the coding sequence GTGGGACAAAAGGTTCATCCATTTGGTTTTAGACTTGGAGTTTTTGAAGATTGGCATGCTCGTTGGTTTGCAAAAGGTAAGTATTGTGACGAGCTTAAAGAAGATTTTCGAGTGCGAGAATTTCTTTCTAAGAGATTGAATAATACTGACATTGCAAGGATTGTAATAGAGAAAGCTGTCGACAATGTCCGGATTGTTATTTTTACCTCTCGTCCTGGTTATGTGATTGGTAAAAAAGGTCAAGGTGTAGAGCAATTAAAGGCAGACCTGTTTAATTTCTTGAAAAAAAACGTAGATGTTTCTGTGCAAGAAGTTAGAGTACCTGAACTCAGTGCACTACTCGTTGCAAAGTCTATTGCTGAGCAGATTGGAAAGCGTGTTAGCTACAAGAGGCTCATGAAAAAATCTGGTTATGCAATTTTGAAAAGTGGTGCAAGAGGTGTAAAAATTTGTATTTCTGGTAGACTTGGTGGCGCTGAAATTGCTCGTACGGAATGGTTGAGATTAGGTTCAACACCACTTCATACTTTAAGAGCAAACATTGATTATGCATTTACTGAAGCATATACAACGTATGGAATGATTGGCGTTAAAGTTTGGATATGCAAGGGTGAGTACTCTGCCAATCGTTGA
- the rplB gene encoding 50S ribosomal protein L2 translates to MAVVTRKPRNQSLRNQQYIADKDLSKKEPEKHLLAPLHKSGGRNVYGRITSRHRGGGAKRAYRIIDFKRATKDVAGVVSAFEYDPNRNVPIALIKYKNGVKSYMLKPDSLQVGDEVIVSDRAEVRVGNSLPLRSIPVGFVVHNVELSPGRGGKIARSAGCSLQLVAKEGDRAILKMPSGEQRTVLLSCWATVGSLANADYRNMMIGKAGRSRRMGIRPSVRGMAMNPIDHPHGGGEGRSKSGAHPVTPWGKSCKGVKTRRRKSSAILKRRK, encoded by the coding sequence ATGGCAGTTGTAACGCGTAAGCCACGAAACCAATCTTTAAGAAATCAGCAATATATTGCTGACAAAGATCTTTCGAAAAAGGAACCCGAAAAACATCTTCTTGCTCCATTGCACAAAAGTGGTGGACGAAATGTCTATGGTAGAATAACGTCTCGCCATCGTGGTGGGGGAGCAAAACGGGCATATCGCATTATTGATTTTAAGCGAGCAACGAAGGATGTAGCCGGCGTTGTTTCTGCTTTTGAATATGACCCAAACAGAAATGTTCCTATTGCATTGATTAAATATAAGAATGGCGTTAAAAGTTACATGCTGAAGCCTGATTCGTTGCAAGTAGGTGATGAAGTTATTGTGAGCGATAGAGCTGAAGTTAGAGTTGGGAATAGTCTTCCTTTGCGCAGTATTCCTGTTGGTTTTGTAGTTCACAATGTTGAGTTGAGTCCTGGCCGTGGTGGCAAGATTGCACGAAGTGCAGGATGTTCATTGCAACTTGTGGCAAAAGAGGGTGATCGGGCTATTCTGAAGATGCCTTCTGGTGAGCAACGTACAGTTTTACTTAGTTGCTGGGCTACTGTTGGAAGTCTTGCAAATGCTGATTATCGTAACATGATGATTGGTAAGGCTGGTAGATCAAGAAGGATGGGTATTAGACCATCTGTTAGGGGTATGGCAATGAACCCGATAGATCACCCGCACGGTGGTGGTGAGGGGCGTTCCAAGTCTGGAGCTCATCCAGTGACTCCGTGGGGTAAGAGCTGTAAAGGTGTGAAGACAAGAAGACGCAAGAGTTCAGCGATTTTGAAACGAAGAAAATAA
- the rpsQ gene encoding 30S ribosomal protein S17, producing the protein MENNIKHDVDQAQTSKGLVLAGEVVSDKMDKTVVVRVLSTFTHPLYGKIVRRYKKYKVHDEQNQARVGDKVEMVKTKPFSKTKHMKLVKIVENAA; encoded by the coding sequence ATGGAGAATAATATAAAGCACGACGTTGATCAAGCGCAAACGAGCAAAGGCCTTGTACTTGCCGGTGAAGTTGTTTCTGACAAGATGGATAAAACTGTTGTTGTTAGAGTTTTAAGCACCTTCACTCATCCACTGTACGGTAAGATTGTACGTCGTTATAAAAAGTACAAAGTCCACGATGAGCAAAATCAAGCTCGAGTTGGGGATAAGGTGGAAATGGTAAAAACAAAACCATTTTCAAAAACGAAGCATATGAAGCTAGTAAAAATTGTTGAAAACGCTGCTTAG
- the rpsS gene encoding 30S ribosomal protein S19: protein MARSLHKGPFVHPSLIEKLEKAKESGKRDVIKTYKRGSMITPDFVGFTVAVHNGKKFVPVFITENMVGHYLGEFAPTRTFRLHSGQRKAEKGGK, encoded by the coding sequence ATGGCAAGATCTTTACATAAAGGCCCGTTCGTACACCCCTCGCTTATAGAAAAGCTTGAAAAGGCAAAAGAATCTGGCAAGCGAGATGTAATTAAAACGTACAAGCGTGGAAGTATGATAACGCCTGATTTTGTAGGCTTTACAGTTGCTGTACATAATGGTAAAAAATTTGTTCCTGTTTTTATTACCGAAAACATGGTGGGTCACTATCTAGGTGAGTTTGCTCCAACAAGAACATTTAGATTGCATAGTGGACAGCGAAAAGCTGAAAAAGGTGGTAAGTAA
- the rpmC gene encoding 50S ribosomal protein L29, with translation MLTKKELKALDSASLKNEVASLRQELFTLKLSKNTGQVKNYSQFRALRVQVARALTLLKQKEAR, from the coding sequence ATGTTAACTAAAAAAGAACTGAAGGCGCTTGACAGCGCGTCACTTAAAAATGAAGTTGCCTCGTTAAGACAGGAGCTTTTTACTCTGAAGTTGAGTAAAAATACTGGTCAGGTAAAGAACTATTCACAATTTAGAGCACTTCGTGTTCAAGTTGCTCGAGCTTTAACACTACTTAAGCAGAAAGAAGCTCGCTAA
- the rplE gene encoding 50S ribosomal protein L5, translating into MKSRLEELYRSTICPALVKDLKLKNVMQAPVITKIVVNIGLKDAVTDSKVIDATKDILEKITCQAAVKTSARKSIAGFKLRQGVPIGLKVTLRKSKMYHFLDKIINVVLPSVRDFQGVGIKFDGTGNYNLGLKDWMVFPEVDYDKVDKSRGMNITIHTTAMSDDHAHVLLSKFNVPFKRTER; encoded by the coding sequence ATGAAATCACGCTTGGAAGAACTTTATAGAAGCACTATTTGTCCTGCCCTTGTAAAAGACCTTAAGCTGAAGAATGTTATGCAGGCTCCTGTGATTACAAAAATAGTCGTTAATATCGGCTTGAAGGATGCGGTAACTGACAGTAAGGTTATTGATGCCACAAAAGATATTTTAGAGAAAATAACATGTCAGGCTGCGGTCAAAACAAGTGCGAGAAAGTCTATTGCCGGGTTTAAGTTGCGTCAAGGTGTTCCAATTGGTCTAAAGGTGACGCTGCGTAAATCGAAAATGTACCACTTTCTAGATAAGATTATCAATGTTGTTTTACCTTCGGTACGTGATTTTCAGGGGGTAGGTATTAAATTTGATGGTACTGGAAACTATAATCTTGGACTGAAAGATTGGATGGTTTTCCCTGAAGTAGATTATGATAAAGTTGATAAAAGTCGTGGTATGAATATTACAATTCACACAACAGCGATGTCTGATGATCATGCTCATGTTCTTTTAAGTAAGTTTAATGTTCCTTTTAAGAGAACAGAGAGGTAG
- the rplV gene encoding 50S ribosomal protein L22, with translation MLSRAKSKYIRVSPYKLRPYADVIRGFAADKAFAWLRTCTVKRVRPIIKTLHSAYSNACQKNPEINDMAELYVKEIRVDQGPIVKYFKPGAMGRAFMQRKRLCHLEIVLDKR, from the coding sequence ATGTTATCACGAGCTAAAAGTAAGTATATTCGCGTTTCTCCATACAAATTGCGCCCTTATGCGGATGTAATTCGTGGGTTTGCGGCCGATAAGGCATTTGCGTGGCTGAGAACATGTACTGTTAAACGGGTTAGGCCGATCATTAAGACGCTTCATTCTGCGTATTCAAATGCATGTCAGAAAAATCCAGAGATCAATGACATGGCAGAGTTGTATGTTAAAGAAATACGCGTCGACCAGGGGCCGATAGTAAAATATTTTAAACCTGGCGCCATGGGACGAGCTTTCATGCAAAGAAAGCGTTTGTGCCACTTGGAAATTGTATTGGATAAGAGATAA
- a CDS encoding 50S ribosomal protein L24 — translation MLSRIKKNDTVVVLSGKDKTKQGVVLSVDPKKSTLIAKDLGVVTRHVKAKKAGEKGKIVQEERPIALCKVMPVCPACKKPCRIKVKFVEEGQKKVRSCHRCREEF, via the coding sequence ATGTTGAGTCGAATAAAGAAAAATGATACGGTTGTTGTTTTATCCGGAAAAGATAAAACAAAGCAGGGAGTTGTTCTTTCTGTGGACCCCAAAAAGTCAACACTGATAGCAAAAGATTTGGGTGTTGTTACTCGTCACGTTAAGGCAAAAAAAGCTGGCGAAAAGGGTAAGATTGTTCAAGAAGAGCGACCGATTGCTTTGTGTAAAGTAATGCCTGTTTGTCCTGCATGTAAAAAGCCCTGCCGAATTAAGGTGAAGTTTGTAGAAGAAGGACAAAAAAAGGTTCGATCTTGTCATCGTTGTAGAGAAGAATTTTAA